In a genomic window of Mercenaria mercenaria strain notata chromosome 19, MADL_Memer_1, whole genome shotgun sequence:
- the LOC128551012 gene encoding transcription intermediary factor 1-alpha-like — MAVSGRKALQKFASSMSRGSGEDYEIFCQPCDRDDIRLPAFGFCVDCQEHLCESCFNHHKRAKPLRHHTLLDKHNMPQSLQVSSQPDPHALPGDLTKPCSTHKKEIIKFYCHSHNALLCSVCVTLKHQSTACRVDYIPDISGNIVNNKKYRKIIKEIDTMIGIFQDTAGDLKKMTEKSNASLTKVLAEIKKFRKEINQRLDAMENEVENAASSLKKDNDQRLKTTQATCDDVIKDLQESSDSIKQLNTSNKEDTLFMEIENC; from the coding sequence ATGGCAGTATCTGGCAGAAAGGCACTGCAGAAGTTTGCTTCATCTATGTCTAGAGGTTCTGGTGAGGACTATGAAATTTTCTGTCAGCCATGCGACAGGGATGATATCAGACTTCCTGCCTTCGGTTTCTGTGTAGATTGTCAAGAACACTTGTGTGAATCTTGTTTTAACCACCACAAAAGAGCTAAACCTTTAAGGCACCACACCCTCCTTGATAAGCACAACATGCCACAAAGTCTACAAGTTTCTTCACAACCAGATCCCCATGCTTTGCCTGGTGATCTTACAAAACCATGCTCTACACACAAGAAGGAAATTATCAAGTTCTACTGCCATTCCCATAATGCACTTCTCTGTAGTGTATGTGTAACCCTAAAGCACCAAAGCACTGCCTGTCGTGTGGACTACATACCTGATATATCTGGCAATATTGTCAACAACAAGAAGTACAGAAAGATCATTAAAGAGATAGACACCATGATTGGAATATTTCAAGATACAGCTGGAGACCTtaagaaaatgacagaaaaatctAATGCTTCTTTGACGAAAGTTCTTGCAGAAATTAAAAAGTTCAGGAAAGAGATCAACCAAAGGCTGGATGCTATGGAAAATGAAGTTGAAAATGCAGCTAGCTCTCTGAAAAAAGACAATGACCAAAGACTTAAGACCACGCAAGCAACATGTGATGATGTTATAAAAGACCTTCAAGAATCATCAGACTCCATCAAACAACTTAACACATCAAACAAAGAAGACACACTGTTCATGGAAATTGAAAACTGCTGA